The genomic interval GCGAGGGCGGCCGGCGCCGTGACCCGCACGCCGGGTCCGAAGCTCAGGATCCAGCTTCGGAGCGCACCGTCGTTGCAGACGTCCATCGTGACCGCGACCGATCCGTCCTCCCCCGGCTCGACCGTTTGCGAGGAATGCCAGATGCGTTCCTGCACGTAGGGGGCCAGATCCGGCGCGAACTCCAGCTCGACCCGCTCGGGAGCCCCCTGATGGATGCCGAGCGAGTGCGGAAACGCGGCCTCGGCCAGTTCCTCGACAGGCTCGAAGGTCTCGTTCAGCGGGGTCAGGCTCCGTATGCGCTCGACCGCGAACGTGCGCACCTGCTCGTAGCGCGGCACGTAGGCGAAGAGATAGAGCCCGCCCTCGGCGTACACCAGCCGGTAGGGATCGAGGCGGTACGACTTCTCGCGCCGGCTGGAGCGGGAGTGGTACAGCATGTCCAGCCGCCGCTGGTGCAGCAGCGCGTCGAGCAGCCGGCCGATCGTCTCCCGCTGCCGCCGGTCGTCGAGCCGTCGCGCGGGCGGGGCCTTGGCCTGGATCACGTCCGGCAGGCGATCGAGGAACTGCCGCATGCGCGGGCCGAGCGCGGCCTCCAGCTTGGCGAATGCGCTTCGCAGATCCTGCCCGAACGGCGGCACGGCGAAGCACTCGACGAGCGTGCGGCTGAAATAGAGGGCCGACAGCTCCGCGAGGGTGAATGCCGTGTCGTCGAGGCGCCTGAACGGGCGGGTGTCGAGCTTCCACCGTTTCGCCACGTCGTCCGCCACGTCGTAGAGCGGGAAGCCTGCCTCCTGCAGCGCTTCGAGGTCCCGGCGAATCGTGCGCGTCGTCACCCCGGTCGTCTCGGCGAGCCGGCGGATGGTGGCGCCGCGCGAGGCCTCGAGCTCACGCAGGATGGTCCACTGGCGGATGACTTCGGCGTTGCGCGGCAACCACGCCCTCCCTGCCTCCGTATCAATCATAAAGGCGGCGAAACGCGGCGCCGAAAAAAGTACCGAGGGGTGTGACCTGACCTGTCACGCACGCGCGCTACGCTGGGTTCATCCGGGAAGACAGCCCTCGCGTGAAGGGTTGGACCGGGTTGCATCGGCATCCGGGGAGGCGGCGCTGTCAACGGGGGGCGTTCCGGCGCGGCAAGACGCGGCGGCGCGGACGGTCGAAGGGGTACGACGATGGCGGAACACCGGAACGAGACGGCGACACAGCTCGATTTGACCTATGATGGGTCATGGCCGGTTGCGGTCAGACCCCTCGCCAAGCCGCGTCGCGGCGCCACTCGACTCTGCGTGGTCTGCGGGCGGATGCCGGCGCATCTGACGATAGAACGCGCGTCCGGGCAGCGGCCGGCGCGGCTTTGTCTGCGGTGCCACCACGCGGTCATGCGGCAGCGGCGAATGGCGCGC from Acidobacteriota bacterium carries:
- a CDS encoding transcriptional regulator, giving the protein MIDTEAGRAWLPRNAEVIRQWTILRELEASRGATIRRLAETTGVTTRTIRRDLEALQEAGFPLYDVADDVAKRWKLDTRPFRRLDDTAFTLAELSALYFSRTLVECFAVPPFGQDLRSAFAKLEAALGPRMRQFLDRLPDVIQAKAPPARRLDDRRQRETIGRLLDALLHQRRLDMLYHSRSSRREKSYRLDPYRLVYAEGGLYLFAYVPRYEQVRTFAVERIRSLTPLNETFEPVEELAEAAFPHSLGIHQGAPERVELEFAPDLAPYVQERIWHSSQTVEPGEDGSVAVTMDVCNDGALRSWILSFGPGVRVTAPAALARQIAHDLEQARAGYPDREP